In one window of Opitutus sp. GAS368 DNA:
- the pilO gene encoding type 4a pilus biogenesis protein PilO — translation MTSADIIARIKKQPIGFACLLICLLCGGWLYYRSGDIDQQQQTYEAKSAEAANFSSNVALAKNLPEQVAELQATTKELDGRLVREGQLAVNLQYFYKLEAENEVKLLDVRQNPRPRSAKASYVGIPYNVNVQGPYKNVMAFLQRLEKGRHLCRINTANFTKSAGGDAGATVITLSLSLELLGQP, via the coding sequence ATGACCTCGGCCGATATCATTGCGCGCATCAAAAAGCAGCCCATCGGCTTTGCCTGTCTGCTGATCTGTCTGCTTTGCGGCGGCTGGCTCTACTATCGCAGCGGCGACATCGATCAGCAGCAGCAGACCTACGAGGCCAAGTCCGCCGAGGCGGCCAATTTCAGCTCCAACGTGGCCCTGGCCAAAAACCTGCCCGAACAGGTCGCCGAGTTGCAGGCGACCACCAAGGAACTCGACGGCCGGCTCGTCCGCGAGGGCCAGCTGGCGGTGAATCTGCAGTATTTCTACAAGCTGGAGGCGGAGAATGAGGTGAAGCTGCTGGATGTGCGGCAGAATCCGCGGCCGCGGAGCGCCAAGGCCTCCTATGTGGGCATTCCCTACAACGTGAACGTCCAGGGGCCCTACAAAAACGTCATGGCGTTCCTGCAACGCCTGGAGAAAGGCCGGCATTTGTGCCGGATCAATACCGCCAACTTCACGAAATCAGCCGGCGGCGATGCCGGGGCCACCGTCATCACCCTCTCGCTCAGCCTCGAGCTGCTCGGCCAGCCATGA
- a CDS encoding secretin N-terminal domain-containing protein gives MSTRTILTALFATALTLPVFAQSEPAPAAPAAPAATVAPAEAKPAEAKPAAPVVTAGATVEGSVPVATPASRDKDTLSVDFPDEDIKTILRNVADLFELNLVVPDTLTGKTSIKLRDVTWEQIFTVVLSPVGYTYVKEGNIIKIVSNELLQQEPGSTEVFILNNAKAADIKPTIDGLVDAAGGGKIVIDARSNALVITEKPSRMSRIRIVIDQLDKATDQVMIESKFVEVTDSDIRNIGVNWASLQGMKFGVGNIAESVGRNRNQNYSVGSNTNNSTTGNNGTTAATSAANTTTFVTTPNLPLRPGATNPGDVSPIFSTSTFNPQTGAVTGLPSALPANTGVANFTPFVAGTPGTPAILNNAGVVTSPAVPAVPDTQASFTAPTTFNGGNSTGSSSTNTINSAINALENISHAGSMSQVTTAVFSASDFNVIVSALKTQSNVKVMSNPTVVTLNNTEAVLNIGQEFPVPSYNYNSERGTFEVSGFAYKPIGIILKVTPQVNARGVIKLNLEPEVSQQNGSTTFGGAGGASIPIIATRKVKTQVSLKDGFTMGIGGLITDSRDHGGTKVPILGDIPLLGRLFSSKNVNDVSTNLLIFITAKTVTADGGAPEDVFDPRAISATGMTRDELPGYRAPKGTDVYAPAPVAPGKK, from the coding sequence ATGAGCACACGCACTATCCTCACCGCGCTCTTCGCCACGGCACTGACCCTGCCGGTCTTCGCTCAATCTGAACCCGCGCCGGCCGCCCCCGCGGCACCGGCCGCAACCGTCGCCCCCGCCGAGGCCAAACCCGCCGAGGCCAAGCCGGCCGCCCCCGTGGTGACGGCCGGTGCCACCGTCGAGGGCTCCGTGCCCGTCGCGACCCCCGCCAGCCGCGACAAGGACACGCTCTCGGTCGATTTCCCCGACGAGGACATCAAGACCATCCTCCGCAACGTGGCCGACCTCTTCGAGCTCAACCTCGTCGTGCCCGACACGCTGACCGGCAAGACTTCCATCAAGCTGCGCGATGTCACCTGGGAGCAGATCTTCACCGTCGTGCTCTCCCCGGTCGGCTACACCTACGTCAAGGAAGGCAACATCATCAAGATCGTCAGCAACGAGCTCCTGCAGCAGGAGCCCGGCTCGACCGAGGTCTTCATCCTCAACAACGCCAAGGCGGCGGACATCAAGCCCACCATCGACGGCCTCGTCGACGCGGCCGGCGGCGGCAAGATCGTGATCGATGCGCGCAGCAACGCGCTCGTCATCACCGAAAAGCCGTCCCGCATGAGCCGCATCCGCATCGTCATCGACCAGCTCGACAAGGCCACCGACCAGGTGATGATCGAGTCGAAGTTTGTCGAGGTGACGGACAGCGACATCCGCAACATCGGCGTGAACTGGGCCTCGCTCCAGGGCATGAAGTTCGGGGTGGGTAACATCGCCGAGTCGGTCGGCCGCAACCGCAACCAGAACTACAGCGTCGGCTCAAACACCAATAATTCCACCACCGGAAACAACGGTACGACCGCCGCCACTTCGGCTGCCAATACCACCACCTTCGTGACCACGCCGAACCTGCCGCTTAGGCCGGGTGCCACCAACCCCGGAGACGTAAGTCCGATATTCTCGACCTCCACCTTCAACCCGCAAACCGGCGCCGTCACCGGCCTCCCGTCGGCTCTTCCGGCCAACACCGGCGTGGCCAACTTCACGCCTTTTGTGGCCGGCACCCCGGGCACCCCGGCCATCCTTAACAACGCCGGCGTGGTCACCTCGCCCGCCGTTCCGGCGGTCCCCGATACCCAGGCCTCGTTCACCGCGCCCACCACGTTTAACGGCGGCAACAGCACCGGATCGAGCAGCACCAATACGATCAACAGCGCGATCAACGCGCTCGAGAACATCTCGCACGCTGGCAGCATGAGCCAGGTGACGACTGCGGTCTTCTCCGCGTCGGACTTCAACGTGATCGTCTCGGCGCTCAAGACGCAGTCCAACGTCAAGGTGATGTCGAATCCCACGGTCGTGACCCTCAACAACACCGAGGCCGTGCTGAACATCGGCCAGGAATTCCCGGTGCCGAGCTACAATTACAACAGCGAGCGCGGCACCTTCGAGGTGTCGGGCTTCGCCTACAAGCCGATCGGCATCATCCTCAAGGTCACCCCGCAGGTGAATGCCCGCGGCGTCATCAAGCTCAACCTCGAGCCCGAGGTCAGCCAGCAGAACGGTTCCACGACGTTCGGCGGCGCGGGCGGCGCCTCCATCCCGATCATTGCGACCCGCAAGGTGAAGACCCAGGTTTCGCTCAAGGATGGTTTCACCATGGGCATCGGCGGCCTTATCACCGATTCCCGGGACCACGGCGGCACCAAGGTTCCGATCCTGGGCGACATCCCGCTCCTCGGCCGCCTCTTCTCGTCGAAGAACGTCAATGATGTCTCGACCAACCTGCTGATCTTCATCACCGCCAAGACGGTCACGGCCGATGGCGGCGCCCCGGAGGATGTCTTCGATCCGCGCGCCATCTCCGCCACGGGCATGACCCGCGACGAGCTGCCCGGCTACCGCGCCCCCAAGGGCACGGATGTCTACGCACCCGCCCCGGTGGCTCCGGGCAAGAAGTAA
- a CDS encoding CPBP family intramembrane glutamic endopeptidase has translation MGPDNPWLLAGMILAGGVVAKWWIVDYRSARAGSAQPRAFPGATPATGRMLLLAAGGALVLLAAETAGEHALGLTAQQSRMTVLFGLYTVVAAFLEELIFRGYFVLENRGRGPLIAGAVGASLAFALLHPFFWAWRDGTFRWQGGAKAWFSTAAIFSGSLWFYAVRFWPRNPTRSLLPCVAAHVVKNLGVFAIKYAQGFVSAWW, from the coding sequence ATGGGACCCGACAACCCCTGGCTGCTCGCCGGCATGATCCTCGCCGGGGGCGTGGTCGCCAAGTGGTGGATCGTTGATTACCGCTCCGCCCGGGCGGGCTCGGCCCAGCCCCGCGCCTTTCCGGGGGCGACGCCGGCCACCGGCCGCATGCTGCTCCTCGCGGCCGGCGGGGCCCTGGTGCTGCTGGCGGCCGAAACCGCGGGAGAGCACGCGCTCGGACTAACGGCGCAACAGAGCCGGATGACCGTCCTGTTCGGGCTTTATACGGTGGTCGCGGCCTTTCTCGAAGAGCTGATTTTCCGCGGCTATTTCGTCTTGGAGAACCGCGGCCGCGGCCCCCTGATCGCGGGCGCGGTCGGCGCCTCCCTGGCTTTCGCGCTGCTGCATCCGTTTTTCTGGGCATGGCGCGACGGGACCTTCCGGTGGCAGGGCGGGGCCAAGGCCTGGTTCAGCACCGCCGCGATTTTCTCCGGCTCGCTGTGGTTCTACGCCGTGCGCTTTTGGCCCCGAAATCCGACGCGCTCGCTGCTGCCGTGCGTGGCGGCGCACGTGGTGAAAAACCTGGGAGTCTTCGCCATCAAATACGCCCAGGGTTTCGTGAGCGCCTGGTGGTAG
- a CDS encoding polyprenyl synthetase family protein, with protein sequence MARVVTPPSMPLLPPRDFSELFERVGPHMVALDRFMRREVDHFEPEIRDMAAYCLDISGKRLRPTMVFVSGWQGEGVVVDDLVRAAGVVEMVHLATLVHDDIMDRAEIRRSRRTAAREFGPDAAVLLGDALFSQALHIASQFPTTEVCRLVSESTRKVCSGEIMQTLRRRDINISLAEYRRMIDLKTAELFRVSCFLGARLSGHDPAFATAADGFGHHLGIAYQIYDDLVDFVGEEQRIGKTLGTDLATGKLTLPLMLLLERVSADERAAMVAALRGGQPLGLSASKQRMRELGIAAGVVSAIDAELAVASQALAPFAGLAPVPLMLQLGEMLRKQVAALSATAVSP encoded by the coding sequence ATGGCCCGCGTTGTGACGCCCCCCAGCATGCCGCTCCTGCCGCCGCGGGATTTCTCCGAGCTCTTTGAGCGCGTGGGACCGCACATGGTGGCGCTCGACCGTTTCATGCGCCGGGAGGTGGATCATTTTGAACCCGAGATCCGCGACATGGCGGCCTATTGTCTCGACATATCCGGCAAACGGTTGCGCCCGACGATGGTGTTCGTCAGCGGCTGGCAGGGCGAGGGCGTGGTGGTTGACGACTTGGTGCGGGCCGCCGGGGTGGTCGAGATGGTGCATCTCGCCACGCTGGTGCACGACGACATCATGGACCGCGCCGAGATCCGCCGCAGCCGCCGCACCGCGGCGCGGGAGTTCGGGCCCGATGCGGCCGTGCTGCTGGGTGACGCGCTCTTCTCCCAGGCCCTGCACATCGCCTCGCAGTTCCCGACGACCGAGGTCTGCCGGCTCGTGTCGGAATCCACCCGCAAGGTCTGCTCGGGTGAGATCATGCAGACCCTGCGCCGGCGCGACATCAACATCTCGCTCGCGGAATACCGGCGCATGATCGACCTGAAGACGGCCGAGCTTTTCCGGGTGTCGTGTTTCCTGGGCGCCCGCCTGTCCGGGCATGACCCGGCCTTTGCCACGGCGGCCGACGGCTTCGGCCACCACCTGGGCATCGCCTATCAGATCTATGACGACCTGGTGGATTTCGTCGGCGAGGAGCAGCGCATCGGCAAGACGCTCGGCACCGACCTGGCCACCGGCAAGCTCACGCTGCCGCTCATGCTGCTGCTCGAGCGCGTGTCGGCCGACGAGCGCGCCGCCATGGTGGCGGCCCTGCGCGGCGGCCAGCCCCTGGGCCTGTCGGCCAGCAAGCAGCGCATGCGGGAACTGGGCATCGCCGCCGGCGTGGTGTCCGCGATTGACGCGGAACTGGCGGTGGCGAGCCAAGCCCTCGCGCCCTTTGCCGGGCTGGCTCCGGTGCCCCTGATGCTCCAGCTGGGGGAAATGCTCCGGAAACAGGTCGCGGCGCTGTCGGCCACGGCCGTTTCACCATAA
- a CDS encoding sigma-70 family RNA polymerase sigma factor yields MNLSKVFTKAIISSPERQQEADADFSVVKQVQAGDVAAFDRLILKYRERVFGVVYNLTANREDASDLTQDAFIKAFQSINRFQGHCAFFTWLYKIAVNTTLSHLRKNRLRSFFSLEKLHEDGTNAQILEQLTDKRGADRDTYLQELKEKLNEALQKLSIPHRTVITLFEIDGLSHSEIAEVMGCSEGTVRSRLHYAKQFLQGELGKYLRS; encoded by the coding sequence ATGAATCTGTCCAAGGTTTTCACCAAGGCCATCATAAGCTCCCCTGAGCGCCAGCAGGAGGCCGATGCGGATTTCTCCGTGGTGAAACAGGTGCAGGCGGGTGATGTGGCGGCTTTTGACCGGCTGATCTTGAAATACCGCGAGCGGGTCTTCGGGGTCGTTTACAACCTTACCGCCAACCGGGAGGATGCCTCCGACTTGACCCAGGACGCCTTCATCAAGGCCTTTCAGTCGATCAACCGCTTTCAGGGCCATTGCGCCTTCTTCACCTGGCTATACAAGATCGCGGTCAATACCACCCTGAGCCACCTGCGGAAGAACCGTTTGCGCAGCTTTTTCAGCTTGGAGAAGCTTCACGAGGACGGCACAAACGCCCAAATCCTTGAACAGCTGACTGATAAGAGAGGAGCCGATAGGGACACCTACCTACAGGAGCTTAAGGAAAAATTGAACGAAGCGCTCCAAAAACTGTCTATCCCACACCGAACTGTGATTACGCTTTTTGAGATCGACGGCCTCAGCCACTCCGAAATCGCCGAAGTAATGGGCTGCTCCGAAGGCACCGTCCGCTCACGGCTTCACTACGCCAAGCAGTTCCTGCAAGGCGAACTCGGCAAATATCTCCGCTCCTGA
- the fumC gene encoding class II fumarate hydratase: MNFRTETDTMGEVQVPADKYWGAQTERSRNNFRIGPEASMPREIIHAFAVLKKAAALANHELGVLPAEKRDLIARVCDEISAGQLDDQFPLVIWQTGSGTQSNMNANEVIANRAHVLTGGKLTDAKKVLNPNDDVNKSQSSNDTFPTAMHIAAYEVTVAVTLPGLQRLRDSLAARSAAFAKIVKTGRTHFMDATPLTLGQEFSGYVQQLDNGMRAIRNALEMIRELALGGTAVGTGLNTPAGYDVLVARKIADLTGRPFITAPNKFEALAAHDAMVELSGALKRAAVSLMKIANDIRMLSSGPRSGLGEIVIPDNEPGSSIMPGKVNPTQPEAMTMVCAQVMGNDVAVGIGGATGHFELNVFKPVIAANVLQSARLLGDACVSFAEKCADGITANEPIIRRHLENSLMLVTALNPHIGYAKAAEIAKKAHKENTTLKAAAIKLGYVTAGQFDTWVRPEDMTGSLKA, encoded by the coding sequence ATGAACTTCCGCACCGAAACGGACACGATGGGCGAGGTGCAGGTGCCCGCCGACAAGTATTGGGGCGCCCAAACCGAGCGCTCCCGCAACAATTTCCGCATCGGGCCGGAGGCCAGCATGCCCCGCGAGATCATCCACGCCTTCGCGGTGCTCAAGAAGGCGGCCGCCCTGGCCAACCACGAGCTCGGCGTGCTCCCCGCCGAGAAGCGCGACCTCATCGCCCGCGTCTGCGACGAGATCTCGGCCGGCCAGCTCGACGACCAGTTCCCGCTCGTGATCTGGCAGACCGGCTCCGGCACGCAGAGCAACATGAACGCCAACGAGGTCATCGCCAATCGCGCCCACGTCCTGACCGGCGGCAAGCTGACCGACGCGAAGAAGGTGCTGAACCCGAACGACGACGTGAACAAGTCCCAGTCGTCGAACGACACCTTCCCCACCGCGATGCACATCGCGGCCTACGAGGTCACCGTCGCCGTCACCCTGCCCGGCCTCCAGCGCCTGCGCGACAGCCTGGCCGCCCGGTCCGCCGCCTTCGCCAAGATCGTCAAGACCGGCCGCACCCATTTCATGGACGCCACGCCGCTCACACTCGGCCAGGAGTTCAGCGGCTACGTGCAGCAACTCGACAACGGCATGCGGGCCATCCGCAACGCCCTCGAGATGATCCGCGAGCTGGCCCTCGGCGGCACGGCGGTCGGCACCGGGCTCAACACCCCCGCGGGCTACGACGTGCTGGTGGCCAGGAAAATCGCCGACCTCACCGGCCGGCCTTTCATCACCGCGCCCAACAAGTTCGAGGCGCTGGCGGCGCACGACGCCATGGTCGAGCTCTCCGGCGCGCTCAAGCGCGCGGCCGTGTCGCTGATGAAGATCGCCAACGACATCCGCATGCTCAGCTCGGGCCCGCGGTCGGGCCTCGGCGAGATCGTCATCCCCGACAATGAGCCCGGCTCCTCCATCATGCCCGGCAAGGTCAACCCGACCCAGCCGGAGGCCATGACGATGGTCTGCGCCCAGGTGATGGGCAACGACGTCGCCGTGGGCATTGGCGGCGCGACCGGCCACTTCGAGCTCAACGTCTTCAAGCCCGTCATCGCCGCCAACGTGCTGCAGAGTGCGCGGCTGCTCGGCGACGCCTGCGTGTCCTTCGCCGAGAAATGCGCCGATGGCATCACCGCCAACGAACCGATCATCCGGCGCCATCTGGAGAACTCCCTCATGCTGGTCACGGCCCTCAATCCGCACATCGGCTACGCCAAGGCCGCGGAGATCGCGAAGAAGGCGCACAAGGAAAACACGACGCTGAAGGCCGCCGCGATCAAGCTCGGCTATGTCACCGCCGGACAGTTCGACACCTGGGTGCGGCCGGAGGACATGACCGGTTCGCTGAAGGCATGA
- a CDS encoding KpsF/GutQ family sugar-phosphate isomerase produces the protein MPLSDQTVLAQARQCLAIEREALEATARVLDREFVAAVRAVEAAVAAGHKVIFSGVGKNAHIAEKLTGTLNSIGVPSCFLDPTQALHGDLGLCAAGDLAILLSNSGATGEMLRLLPLFEKFGLKTVALTGAPGSELARGADYRLLYSAPREACPLALAPTASTTAALALGDALAMVLLESRGLTREDFARYHPAGTLGMTLLLRVKDIMRTGEACPVLKEAKTTVQAAIFAMTKAKAGAVALVDAKGRLSGIFTDGDLRRSALNGGADFLRKPVGGFMTRGGKTVPADALAVEALKLFQQFKISDLFALDAKGRPTGYIDVQDLPKLKIL, from the coding sequence ATGCCCCTCTCCGACCAGACCGTCCTCGCCCAGGCCCGCCAATGTCTCGCCATCGAGCGGGAAGCCCTGGAGGCCACGGCCCGGGTGCTCGACCGGGAGTTCGTCGCCGCGGTGCGGGCGGTGGAGGCGGCCGTCGCCGCGGGCCACAAGGTGATCTTCTCCGGCGTCGGCAAGAACGCCCACATCGCGGAGAAACTCACCGGCACGCTCAACAGCATCGGCGTCCCCTCCTGCTTCCTCGATCCGACCCAGGCGCTGCACGGCGATCTCGGGCTCTGCGCCGCGGGCGACCTCGCCATCCTGCTCAGCAACAGCGGCGCCACCGGCGAAATGCTGCGGCTGCTGCCGCTGTTCGAGAAATTCGGCCTGAAGACCGTCGCCCTGACCGGCGCCCCCGGCAGCGAGCTGGCACGCGGGGCGGACTACCGGCTGCTCTACTCGGCGCCGCGCGAAGCCTGTCCCCTCGCCCTCGCCCCGACGGCCAGCACCACGGCCGCGCTCGCGCTCGGCGACGCCCTCGCCATGGTGCTGCTCGAAAGCCGCGGCCTGACCCGCGAGGACTTTGCCAGATACCACCCGGCCGGCACGCTTGGCATGACGCTGTTGCTCCGCGTGAAGGACATCATGCGCACCGGCGAGGCGTGCCCGGTGCTGAAGGAGGCCAAGACCACGGTGCAGGCCGCCATCTTCGCCATGACCAAGGCCAAGGCCGGCGCCGTGGCGCTGGTGGACGCCAAGGGCCGGCTGAGCGGCATCTTCACCGACGGCGACCTGCGCCGCAGTGCGTTGAACGGCGGCGCCGATTTCCTCAGGAAACCCGTGGGCGGCTTCATGACGCGGGGCGGCAAGACCGTGCCGGCCGACGCGCTGGCCGTGGAGGCGCTGAAGCTTTTCCAGCAGTTCAAGATCTCCGACCTGTTCGCCCTCGACGCCAAGGGCCGGCCGACCGGCTACATCGACGTGCAGGACCTGCCGAAGCTGAAGATCCTGTAG
- a CDS encoding LysM peptidoglycan-binding domain-containing protein — translation MRLPALRLARLLRPLLGLAALWLAGCSDSDRVRTATEIDEPGYREGQALLKSGRRQEALSAFLKVVDLRGDDAPESHLEIGLLYAQHINDPLSAIYHFRKYLALRPNSPQAPLVRQRIDAATREFARTLPAQPLENQLQRVDLVATLDKLKQENEALKQELADVKAGRNAVAASDFDGPAAPAKAGPAAPPSLSFNVETIPTVRTRPVAPPATVRPPAPTPARPTVAAQTPVPTASKPTAAGRTHTVQKGDTLSKISQQYYGNRTRVKDLYAANRGVMKSETDLKIGVVLKIP, via the coding sequence GTGCGACTCCCTGCCCTCCGTCTTGCCCGCCTGCTGCGCCCGTTGCTGGGCTTGGCGGCGCTGTGGCTGGCCGGGTGTTCGGACAGTGACCGGGTGAGAACCGCCACCGAGATCGACGAGCCCGGCTACCGCGAGGGGCAGGCGCTGCTCAAGAGCGGCCGCCGGCAGGAGGCGCTGTCGGCGTTCCTGAAGGTCGTCGATTTGCGCGGGGACGATGCCCCGGAGTCGCACCTCGAGATCGGCCTGCTCTACGCGCAGCACATCAACGACCCGCTCTCCGCCATCTACCATTTCCGGAAATACCTCGCGCTCCGGCCCAACAGCCCGCAGGCCCCGCTGGTCCGGCAACGCATCGATGCGGCCACCCGCGAATTTGCCCGCACTTTGCCGGCCCAGCCGTTGGAAAACCAGCTGCAGCGCGTCGATCTCGTGGCCACGCTCGACAAGCTCAAGCAGGAGAACGAGGCCCTCAAGCAGGAGCTGGCCGACGTGAAGGCCGGCCGCAATGCCGTGGCCGCGTCCGACTTCGACGGCCCGGCTGCGCCGGCGAAGGCCGGTCCCGCGGCCCCGCCCAGTCTCAGCTTCAATGTGGAGACGATCCCCACGGTCCGCACGCGGCCGGTCGCACCGCCTGCGACGGTCCGTCCGCCGGCGCCCACACCCGCGCGCCCCACCGTCGCCGCGCAGACGCCGGTGCCCACGGCATCGAAACCCACGGCCGCCGGGCGCACGCACACCGTGCAGAAGGGGGACACGCTTTCGAAGATTTCGCAGCAATACTACGGCAATCGCACCCGGGTGAAAGACCTCTATGCGGCCAACCGCGGTGTGATGAAAAGCGAGACCGACTTGAAAATCGGGGTGGTGCTGAAGATTCCCTGA
- a CDS encoding PLP-dependent aspartate aminotransferase family protein: MDPKQIKPASAAAQALGWVDEKTRAVSPAIHTSTTYLRDEDNQYRSGRGYIRADNPSFDQAEALLNHLEQGSGAMLFGSGMAAATAVFLALKPGDHVVAPKVMYWGLRSWLQGFAKDWGLDVELVDTTDQAALAKALRPGKTKLVWIETPANPTWVITDIAATARLAHQAGARLAVDSTVATPVLTRPLTLGADLVMHAATKYLNGHSDVIAGALVTAKDDDGWKRLKAIRHDMGAVLGSFEAWLLLRGMRTLFVRVSAASRGAQQIAEHFAKHPKITAVLYPGLPAAQGHAVAAREMSGGFGGMLSLRVKAGEAAAIAVAAKVRLWKRATSLGGVESLIEHRASVEGPTSPVPADLLRLSVGLEDAGDLIADLEQALAGGS; this comes from the coding sequence ATGGACCCCAAGCAAATCAAGCCGGCCAGTGCCGCCGCCCAGGCCCTCGGCTGGGTGGACGAGAAGACGCGCGCCGTCTCGCCCGCCATCCACACGTCGACGACCTATCTCCGCGACGAGGACAACCAGTATCGCTCCGGCCGCGGCTACATTCGCGCCGACAACCCGTCCTTCGACCAGGCGGAAGCGTTGTTGAATCATCTCGAACAGGGCTCGGGCGCCATGCTGTTCGGCTCGGGCATGGCGGCGGCCACGGCGGTTTTCCTGGCGCTCAAGCCTGGCGACCATGTGGTCGCGCCGAAGGTGATGTATTGGGGCCTGCGCAGCTGGCTGCAGGGTTTCGCCAAGGACTGGGGCCTCGACGTCGAGCTGGTCGACACCACCGACCAGGCCGCCCTCGCGAAAGCCCTGCGGCCGGGCAAGACCAAGCTCGTCTGGATCGAGACGCCCGCCAATCCCACCTGGGTGATCACCGACATCGCGGCCACGGCCAGGCTGGCCCATCAGGCCGGCGCCCGGCTCGCCGTTGACTCGACCGTCGCCACCCCGGTGCTCACCCGGCCGCTCACGCTCGGCGCGGACCTCGTGATGCACGCCGCCACCAAATACCTGAACGGTCACTCCGACGTCATCGCCGGCGCATTGGTGACGGCCAAGGACGACGATGGTTGGAAAAGACTCAAAGCCATCCGCCACGACATGGGGGCGGTGCTGGGTTCGTTCGAAGCCTGGCTGCTGCTGCGCGGCATGCGGACCCTGTTCGTGCGCGTCTCCGCCGCCAGCCGCGGCGCGCAGCAGATCGCGGAGCATTTCGCCAAGCACCCGAAGATCACGGCGGTCCTCTACCCCGGGCTGCCGGCGGCCCAAGGCCATGCCGTGGCGGCGCGGGAAATGTCCGGCGGTTTCGGCGGCATGCTTTCCCTGCGGGTGAAGGCCGGCGAGGCGGCGGCCATCGCGGTCGCGGCGAAAGTGCGCCTGTGGAAACGCGCCACCTCCCTCGGCGGTGTCGAAAGTCTCATCGAGCACCGCGCCAGTGTCGAAGGCCCGACCAGCCCCGTGCCGGCGGACTTGCTGCGCCTGTCCGTGGGCCTCGAGGATGCCGGTGACTTGATTGCCGACCTCGAGCAGGCGCTGGCCGGCGGCTCTTGA
- a CDS encoding aminotransferase class III-fold pyridoxal phosphate-dependent enzyme, which yields MKTIPLPPTSHTPAPYAGPALDSVLAQRKQFLNPGLFLYYKQPIMIVEGKMQYVWDSTGKRYLDGLGGIVTVSVGHCHPHVLQAMNAQNKVLQHSTTIYLNPNIGAFAEKLASKMPGDLKVCYFVNSGSEANDLALLMARLSTGNYDVIALRNAYHGGNAAGMGVTAHSSWKFNTPHSFGVHHAVAPYPYRGHFGYDDPDAGRKYAEDVKQVIEYTTPGKVAAFIAESIQGVGGFVEFPPGYLKHTYEHVRAAGGVCIADEVQTGFGRTGSHYWGFETQGVIPDIVTMAKGIGNGAPLAAVVTTPKIAAVMAQKVHFNTFGGNPVVSAIGKAVLEVIDQEKTQANCLELGNYILAGLNKLKAKYQIIGDVRGRGLMLGIEFVKDRATKEPNKEGCAQAVENARELGLLLGKGGLWGQTIRFAPPMNIMKADADFLLAVLDESIGAVPA from the coding sequence ATGAAGACCATTCCCCTTCCACCCACCAGCCACACGCCTGCGCCCTATGCCGGTCCTGCGCTCGACTCGGTGCTCGCCCAGCGCAAGCAGTTCCTCAACCCGGGCCTCTTCCTCTACTACAAGCAGCCCATCATGATCGTCGAGGGCAAGATGCAGTATGTGTGGGACTCCACCGGCAAGCGCTACCTCGACGGCCTCGGCGGCATCGTGACCGTCAGCGTCGGCCACTGCCATCCGCATGTGCTCCAAGCGATGAACGCGCAGAACAAGGTGCTGCAGCATTCCACCACCATCTACCTCAACCCGAACATCGGCGCGTTCGCGGAGAAGCTCGCGTCGAAGATGCCGGGCGACCTCAAGGTCTGCTACTTCGTCAACTCCGGCTCCGAGGCCAACGACCTTGCGCTGCTCATGGCGCGGCTGTCCACGGGCAACTACGACGTCATCGCCCTGCGCAACGCCTACCACGGCGGCAACGCGGCCGGCATGGGCGTCACCGCACACAGCTCCTGGAAATTCAACACGCCGCACAGCTTCGGCGTGCACCACGCCGTCGCCCCCTACCCGTATCGCGGGCACTTCGGCTACGACGACCCGGACGCCGGCCGCAAATACGCCGAGGACGTCAAGCAGGTCATCGAATACACCACCCCGGGCAAGGTCGCGGCGTTCATCGCCGAGTCCATCCAGGGCGTCGGCGGCTTCGTCGAGTTTCCGCCAGGCTACCTGAAGCACACCTACGAGCACGTGCGCGCCGCCGGCGGCGTGTGCATCGCCGACGAGGTGCAGACCGGCTTCGGCCGCACTGGCTCGCACTACTGGGGCTTCGAGACGCAGGGTGTCATCCCCGACATCGTCACCATGGCCAAGGGCATCGGCAACGGTGCGCCGCTCGCGGCCGTCGTCACCACGCCGAAGATCGCCGCCGTCATGGCGCAGAAGGTCCATTTCAACACTTTCGGCGGCAACCCTGTCGTCTCCGCCATCGGTAAGGCCGTCCTCGAGGTCATCGACCAGGAGAAGACGCAGGCCAATTGCCTCGAGCTCGGCAACTACATCCTCGCCGGGCTGAACAAGCTGAAGGCGAAATACCAGATCATCGGCGACGTTCGCGGCCGCGGCCTGATGCTTGGCATCGAATTCGTGAAGGACCGCGCCACCAAGGAACCGAACAAGGAAGGTTGCGCCCAGGCGGTCGAGAACGCCCGCGAACTCGGCCTTCTCCTCGGCAAGGGCGGCCTGTGGGGCCAGACCATCCGTTTCGCCCCGCCGATGAACATCATGAAGGCCGACGCCGACTTTCTGCTCGCCGTCCTCGACGAATCGATCGGCGCCGTGCCGGCCTGA